The Candidatus Methylomirabilota bacterium nucleotide sequence GGGCACCGGGTAGATCAGGTTCTTCACCAGCGAGCGGCGCTCGGGGCGGAGCATGTAGTACTCGCCCCGGAACGGGATGATGCGCACCTCGGGGCGGATTCCCATGAGACCGGCCACGCAGTCGGAATAGAGCCCCGCGCAGTTGACAAGAAAGCGGGTTTCGACCGGGCCCCGCGCCGTCTCGAGCACGAGCCCCTGCCCCGTGCGCCGGATGGCTGAGACGCCCGCGCCCGTCATGATCTCGACGCCTCGGGTCTTCAGCAGCTCGCCCATCTTCCCGGCGACCTGGACATAGTCCACGATGCCGGTCTCCGGCACGAGAAGCGCGCGCACGGCCCGGCAGTGGGGCTCGTAGCCTTTGATCTCCGCCCCCTCCAGCACCTTGAGCCCGCTGAGCCCGTTGGCCTCGCCGCGCTCGCGGATACTCTGGAGCCTGCCGAGCTCGCCGGGGTCCGTCGCGACGATCAGCTTACCGCAGGGCTCCCAGTGGATGCCGTGCTCGGTGCAGAAGGCCTTCATGAGCCGGGCGCCTTCCACGCAGAGCCGCGCCTTGAGCGAGCCCGGCTTGTAGTAGATGCCGGAGTGGATGACGCCGCTGTTGTGCCCCGTCTGGTGCGCGGCCAGCTTCGGCTCCTTGTCGAGGAGCACGAGGCGCGCGCGCGGGTAGCGGTCCGTCAGGGCGAGCGCGGTGGCGAGGCCGACGATGCCGCCGCCGATGATCGCGATGTCCGAGGCCTGAGTCACGGCCGGCAGGATATCAGCCCGCGACGGGTTTGACCAGACCAGCTCTGTAATTCAAGGCCCCAATTTGACCTCTGATCCCTGCTCTGGCAGGATCGCCGCAAAGTGGGAGGGGCTTATCCGCGCTGTGACAAGGCAGACCCCGGGGGAAGACCCTTGCGCGAGGCGGGTCATGACTGAGAACGAGTTTTATGTTACCTTCTATGAAGCGGCTGACCGGGTCAAGTCGTCGTGTCCCTCCTACTTCGCATTCCGCGTTCACTGCTCAGCAATGGTCGTGCTCTCCGGTCTCGCGAGGTTCCATCAGCCTTCTATTCGCGCTCGTCAAGGGCGAGCGTGTCAGCGCTCGCCGGCGCAGGAGGGGAGTCGAGGGGTGGGGGCGCCATCTACGCGGCGGCCCTGGGACAACGGCCAAGGGAACATTCGCGCTCACCCACCCATCGAACCTCCGAGAGACCAGGATACGCATGCGTGAGTCCAGTCTGCTCACGCGGGGACTGCGTGGACAGGATCGGGATGCGGAGCGGCGCGTGGGGTGAACACGCTCCCATCGCGGAGGAGCGCATAGAGGATGCCGGCCAGGCGGCGGGCGAGCGCGACGACCGCGACGTGCTGGCCACGCCGGACCGCGATCCGGAGGGCCCAGGCGTGCAGGGCGTTGGCCTCGGGCGGGCGGCGCCGGAGGATGGAGACGGCGACTTGAATCAAGAGCCAGCGCATGCGGGCGTCGCCGACTTTGGT carries:
- the lhgO gene encoding L-2-hydroxyglutarate oxidase encodes the protein MTQASDIAIIGGGIVGLATALALTDRYPRARLVLLDKEPKLAAHQTGHNSGVIHSGIYYKPGSLKARLCVEGARLMKAFCTEHGIHWEPCGKLIVATDPGELGRLQSIRERGEANGLSGLKVLEGAEIKGYEPHCRAVRALLVPETGIVDYVQVAGKMGELLKTRGVEIMTGAGVSAIRRTGQGLVLETARGPVETRFLVNCAGLYSDCVAGLMGIRPEVRIIPFRGEYYMLRPERRSLVKNLIYPVPDPEFPFLGVHFTRTVHGDVEAGPNAVLAFAREGYTLGTVRPGETLGMLGYAGFWRMARRYWKMGAYELYRSASKAAFVRSLQKLVPDIREDDIERGGAGVRAQAVSPDGSLVDDFRISVTEGAVHVVNAPSPAATASLAIGRHIAGLAADTFRLKA
- a CDS encoding transposase, with translation VTAAAFVATIDDVQRFRHAHQVEAYLGLVPREFSSGESQYRGHITKVGDARMRWLLIQVAVSILRRRPPEANALHAWALRIAVRRGQHVAVVALARRLAGILYALLRDGSVFTPRAAPHPDPVHAVPA